The following proteins are co-located in the Desulfuromonas acetexigens genome:
- a CDS encoding cytochrome c3 family protein: protein MVKLAKSFFWGSALWLLPVVAMTTPAFCLSGDFHAGGVGNCSGCHSMHQANSASEYLLLNSDPSSICINCHSGLGGPNSLSVFSPDGSALTPGGDFYWLTRSFSWLDGSSPGDSHGHNVVARDFNLFPDRLKTHAPGGTFPSAQLGCTSCHDPHGQAGGDQRWQNYPISGSGSYGELPEPGTVRGNYRLLGDDSYRPAHGVAFSQGAPIARQSSISPFQETDTAHVDYGSGMSEWCGNCHGELLRGNHVTPEGSFAHPAGRDARLEQEVIDTYNTYLRTGDYTGSAATSYLQFVPFERGTSDLLALDPHSTQGPSASANVMCLSCHRAHASAFSAGGRWDFTAALLVDSHPAVGDTGATAGDVYFSYYGRNLATEFGSGQGSFCEKCHGSPMP from the coding sequence ATGGTCAAGCTGGCAAAATCCTTTTTTTGGGGTAGCGCCCTGTGGTTGCTTCCGGTGGTCGCCATGACGACACCGGCTTTTTGCCTTTCCGGTGATTTTCACGCCGGCGGCGTCGGCAACTGCAGCGGCTGCCATTCCATGCATCAGGCCAACTCTGCCAGTGAATATCTGCTGCTGAACTCCGACCCCAGTTCCATCTGCATCAACTGCCACTCGGGCCTCGGCGGGCCGAACAGCCTCTCGGTCTTCAGTCCCGACGGCTCGGCCCTGACCCCGGGGGGCGATTTCTACTGGCTGACCCGCAGCTTCAGCTGGCTCGACGGCAGCAGCCCCGGCGACAGCCACGGCCATAACGTCGTCGCCCGCGACTTCAATCTCTTTCCCGATCGCCTCAAGACCCATGCCCCCGGCGGCACCTTTCCAAGCGCCCAACTGGGCTGCACCAGCTGTCACGACCCCCATGGCCAGGCCGGGGGGGATCAGCGCTGGCAAAATTATCCGATTTCCGGATCTGGCTCCTACGGCGAACTTCCCGAACCCGGCACCGTTCGCGGCAACTACCGCCTGTTGGGCGACGACAGCTATCGCCCCGCGCACGGGGTGGCCTTCAGCCAGGGCGCGCCCATTGCCCGGCAGAGCAGCATCAGCCCCTTTCAGGAAACGGACACCGCCCATGTCGACTACGGTTCGGGGATGAGCGAATGGTGCGGCAACTGCCATGGCGAACTGCTCCGCGGCAACCATGTCACGCCGGAAGGGTCGTTTGCCCATCCCGCCGGCCGGGATGCGCGCCTGGAGCAAGAGGTGATCGACACCTACAACACCTATCTGCGCACCGGCGATTACACCGGCAGCGCGGCAACCTCCTACCTGCAGTTCGTCCCCTTCGAGCGGGGTACGAGCGATCTCCTCGCCCTTGATCCGCACAGTACCCAGGGGCCCTCGGCCAGCGCCAACGTCATGTGTCTTTCCTGCCATCGTGCCCACGCCTCGGCCTTCTCCGCCGGCGGTCGATGGGATTTCACCGCCGCGCTGCTGGTCGATTCCCATCCCGCCGTCGGCGATACGGGTGCCACCGCCGGCGATGTCTATTTCAGCTATTACGGACGCAACCTGGCCACGGAGTTCGGCAGTGGGCAGGGATCGTTCTGTGAAAAGTGCCACGGCTCACCGATGCCTTGA
- a CDS encoding NHL repeat-containing protein has protein sequence MRPQCARTSLLAFGLTLIAAFPCSAELQKSQRSGTNLDVSFEYLLSNFSGTVPSQWARLDFDSTQQEIYTLNQGSNEVRIFNRQGMEIFAFGADGEIVSAVDIASAEDGRLYVLARNFTQHAIQILNYRGEPEAVIRIQGLPESGADFAPDRIEERDGRLYLLDSSAARVVVIDQGGLILAEHDLSAELAEAAKELDPEKKKATVLDVSGFCVGPDGSLYFTTPALFSAFRLVPGGELEPFGIPGSGPGKFGVVSGIAADAQGNIYVADRLRSVVMVFDRNFSFLGEFGYRGDRPEDLIVPDDLALDPQGNRLFVAQAANKGVGVYRVVLDEPR, from the coding sequence TTGCGACCCCAATGTGCCCGCACCAGTCTTCTTGCCTTTGGCCTCACCCTCATCGCGGCTTTCCCCTGCTCCGCCGAACTGCAAAAAAGCCAGCGTTCCGGAACCAATCTGGACGTCAGTTTCGAGTATCTGCTCTCCAACTTTTCCGGCACGGTTCCTTCTCAATGGGCCCGACTCGATTTTGATTCGACGCAGCAGGAAATCTACACCCTCAACCAAGGCAGTAACGAGGTGCGGATTTTCAATCGCCAGGGGATGGAGATTTTCGCCTTCGGCGCCGATGGCGAGATCGTCTCCGCCGTGGATATTGCCTCCGCCGAAGACGGCCGCCTTTATGTGCTCGCCAGAAATTTCACGCAGCATGCCATCCAAATTCTCAATTACCGGGGCGAACCGGAAGCTGTCATCCGCATTCAGGGCCTTCCCGAAAGCGGGGCCGACTTTGCTCCGGATCGCATCGAAGAACGGGATGGCCGGTTGTATCTGCTCGATTCCTCCGCGGCCCGGGTGGTCGTGATCGACCAGGGCGGACTCATCCTGGCCGAGCACGATCTTTCCGCCGAGTTGGCCGAAGCGGCCAAGGAACTCGATCCGGAAAAGAAGAAGGCGACGGTCCTCGATGTCAGCGGTTTTTGTGTCGGGCCCGACGGCAGCCTCTATTTCACCACGCCGGCACTTTTCAGCGCCTTCCGTCTCGTTCCTGGCGGGGAGCTGGAGCCCTTCGGCATTCCGGGCAGCGGTCCGGGAAAGTTCGGGGTTGTCTCGGGCATCGCCGCGGACGCCCAGGGCAACATCTATGTCGCCGATCGTTTGCGCTCGGTGGTGATGGTCTTCGATCGCAACTTCAGCTTTCTCGGGGAGTTCGGCTATCGCGGTGACCGGCCCGAAGACCTGATCGTGCCGGACGACCTGGCGCTCGATCCGCAGGGCAACCGGCTCTTTGTCGCCCAGGCCGCGAATAAAGGGGTTGGTGTCTACCGCGTCGTTCTGGATGAACCCCGTTGA